Proteins encoded by one window of Blautia faecicola:
- a CDS encoding TIGR03936 family radical SAM-associated protein, which produces MLKVRVKFSKEGAMKFIGHLDIMRYFQKSIRRANIPIAFSGGFSPHMIMSFAAPLGVGVTSSGEYFDMELTDDSLSSKEMEDRLNATMAEGMKVISVRQIPDGKASACMSLVAAADYTVTFREGKEPSVEWKNGQLEAFFAQDSIEILRKTKRSEKITDIKPWIYKLELRGDKVWMQLSQGSVHNLKPELVMEAFAKFLGIELEPFALMIHREEVYADRGEEEVRQLVSLEALGDVIA; this is translated from the coding sequence GTGTTGAAAGTAAGGGTTAAATTTTCCAAAGAAGGTGCCATGAAATTCATCGGACACCTCGATATCATGCGTTATTTTCAGAAATCCATCCGAAGAGCCAATATTCCGATCGCTTTCTCCGGAGGATTTTCTCCTCATATGATCATGTCTTTCGCTGCACCTCTCGGTGTCGGAGTCACAAGCAGCGGAGAATATTTTGATATGGAACTGACAGACGATTCCCTGTCTTCCAAAGAGATGGAGGACCGGTTAAATGCAACAATGGCAGAGGGAATGAAAGTGATCAGTGTCCGTCAGATTCCGGACGGAAAGGCAAGTGCCTGTATGTCTCTGGTTGCTGCGGCTGATTATACCGTAACATTCCGCGAGGGAAAAGAACCTTCTGTCGAGTGGAAAAACGGACAGCTGGAAGCATTTTTTGCACAGGATAGCATTGAAATCCTGAGAAAAACCAAACGAAGTGAGAAAATCACCGATATCAAACCGTGGATCTACAAACTGGAACTGCGTGGTGACAAAGTCTGGATGCAGCTTTCCCAGGGAAGTGTTCACAACCTGAAACCGGAATTAGTGATGGAAGCCTTCGCTAAATTTCTCGGAATCGAACTGGAACCATTTGCACTGATGATCCACCGGGAAGAAGTCTATGCCGACCGCGGGGAAGAGGAGGTACGACAGCTGGTATCCCTGGAAGCGTTGGGAGATGTGATTGCATAA
- a CDS encoding TIGR03960 family B12-binding radical SAM protein encodes MRKLALSDEILLSISSPARYIGNEINAVMKDKSEVAVRFAMCFPDVYEIGMSHLGIQILYDMFNQRDDIWCERVYSPWPDMDKVMRDKKIPLFALESQEPVKDFDFLGITIQYEMCYTNILQILDLSGIPLEAKERTWDDPIVIGGGPCSYNPEPLAQFFDIFYIGEGETVYFQLIDLYKEERAKGSSRMEFLKKAAQIPGIYVPMLYEVTYKEDGTIASFTPIDASVPASVEKQIVMDITDSYYPSAPVVPFIKATQDRVVLEIQRGCIRGCRFCQAGMLYRPTRERDVEFLKQKAVEMLDSSGHEEISLSSLSSSDYSQLPELVNFLMEECDRRGVNISLPSLRIDAFSLDVMKKVQDIKKSSLTFAPEAGSQRLRDVINKGLTEEVILEGAGKAFEGGWNKVKLYFMLGLPTETEDDMKGIAHLCEEIAERYYEIPKDQRNGKCQITASTSFFVPKPFTPFQWAPMCREEEFLDRARIVREEIHAQLNQKSIRYNWHEADVTVLEGILARGDRKVGDAILKAYEHGALFDAWSEYYHPEYWKEAFAECGIDTDFYTVRERSDDEIFPWDFIKIGVTKKFLLREWKRAHEETVTPNCRMQCSGCGAAKYQGGVCVESKG; translated from the coding sequence ATGAGGAAATTAGCTTTAAGTGATGAAATTTTATTATCAATAAGTAGTCCTGCACGTTATATCGGTAACGAGATCAACGCAGTGATGAAAGACAAATCGGAAGTTGCGGTCCGGTTTGCCATGTGTTTCCCGGATGTCTACGAAATAGGGATGTCCCATCTCGGAATACAGATCTTATATGATATGTTTAACCAGCGTGACGATATCTGGTGTGAAAGAGTGTATTCCCCGTGGCCGGATATGGACAAAGTGATGCGTGACAAAAAGATCCCGTTGTTCGCACTGGAATCTCAGGAGCCGGTGAAGGATTTTGATTTTCTTGGTATCACAATCCAGTATGAGATGTGTTATACCAATATTTTACAGATCCTGGATCTGTCCGGGATTCCGTTAGAGGCTAAAGAGCGAACCTGGGATGATCCGATCGTGATCGGTGGCGGACCATGCAGTTACAATCCGGAACCGCTGGCACAGTTCTTTGATATTTTCTATATCGGAGAAGGTGAAACCGTTTATTTCCAGCTGATTGATCTGTATAAGGAAGAACGGGCGAAGGGCAGCAGTCGTATGGAATTCCTGAAAAAGGCTGCACAGATCCCTGGAATCTATGTACCGATGCTGTATGAAGTTACTTATAAAGAAGACGGAACCATTGCTTCTTTCACTCCGATTGACGCATCTGTTCCTGCATCTGTGGAAAAACAGATTGTCATGGACATTACCGATTCTTATTATCCGAGTGCACCTGTTGTACCATTTATCAAAGCGACACAGGATCGTGTGGTTCTGGAGATCCAGCGTGGCTGTATCCGCGGATGCCGTTTCTGTCAGGCAGGTATGCTCTACCGTCCGACCCGTGAACGTGATGTGGAGTTTTTAAAACAGAAAGCAGTGGAAATGCTGGACTCCAGCGGTCACGAAGAGATTTCTCTGAGTTCTTTAAGTTCCAGTGACTATTCACAGCTCCCGGAACTGGTGAATTTCCTGATGGAAGAATGTGACAGACGAGGCGTGAATATTTCCCTTCCATCTCTTCGAATTGATGCGTTCTCCCTGGATGTTATGAAGAAAGTACAGGATATCAAAAAGAGCAGCCTGACCTTCGCACCGGAAGCCGGTTCCCAGAGACTGCGTGATGTTATCAACAAAGGTCTTACCGAGGAAGTGATTCTGGAAGGTGCCGGAAAAGCTTTTGAGGGCGGCTGGAATAAAGTGAAACTGTATTTTATGCTCGGACTTCCTACCGAAACCGAGGATGATATGAAAGGTATCGCTCATCTTTGTGAAGAAATCGCGGAACGTTACTACGAAATCCCAAAAGATCAGCGAAACGGAAAATGTCAGATCACAGCAAGTACTTCTTTCTTTGTTCCAAAGCCATTTACCCCGTTCCAGTGGGCGCCGATGTGCCGGGAAGAAGAATTCCTTGACCGTGCAAGAATCGTCCGTGAAGAGATCCATGCACAGCTGAACCAGAAGAGTATCCGCTACAACTGGCACGAAGCCGATGTTACCGTTCTGGAAGGTATCCTGGCGCGTGGAGACCGTAAGGTTGGGGATGCGATTCTGAAAGCTTACGAACACGGTGCACTCTTTGATGCCTGGTCAGAGTATTATCATCCGGAATACTGGAAAGAGGCATTTGCCGAGTGCGGCATTGATACTGATTTTTATACCGTCAGAGAGCGAAGCGATGACGAGATTTTCCCATGGGATTTCATCAAGATCGGTGTCACCAAGAAATTCCTGTTACGTGAATGGAAACGTGCCCATGAAGAGACCGTAACGCCGAACTGCCGTATGCAGTGTTCCGGTTGTGGCGCAGCAAAATATCAGGGAGGTGTATGTGTTGAAAGTAAGGGTTAA
- the rpmA gene encoding 50S ribosomal protein L27, with amino-acid sequence MLNMNLQFFAHKKGVGSTKNGRDSESKRLGAKRADGQFVKAGNILYRQRGTKIHPGVNVGRGKDDTLFALVDGVVRFERKGRDKKQVSIVPVAE; translated from the coding sequence ATGTTAAATATGAACCTTCAATTTTTTGCTCATAAAAAAGGAGTTGGTTCTACTAAGAACGGTAGAGATTCCGAGTCCAAAAGATTGGGAGCAAAAAGAGCTGACGGACAGTTTGTAAAAGCTGGTAATATCCTTTACAGACAGCGTGGAACCAAGATTCATCCAGGTGTAAACGTTGGACGTGGTAAAGACGATACTCTGTTTGCATTAGTAGACGGTGTTGTTCGTTTTGAAAGAAAAGGAAGAGATAAGAAACAGGTTTCTATCGTTCCGGTAGCTGAATAA
- the yhbY gene encoding ribosome assembly RNA-binding protein YhbY, whose protein sequence is MTSKQRAYLKSIAMTTEPILQIGKSSLTPEFTQSAKEALEARELIKISVLQNCMDDPKEIAHVLAERTGSQVVQVIGKKIVLYKEGKKEKKKIQLP, encoded by the coding sequence ATGACAAGCAAGCAAAGAGCATATCTGAAAAGTATTGCCATGACAACCGAACCGATTCTGCAGATCGGCAAATCCAGCCTGACACCGGAATTTACCCAGTCTGCAAAGGAAGCTCTGGAAGCAAGAGAACTGATCAAGATCAGCGTGTTACAGAACTGTATGGATGATCCGAAAGAGATCGCACATGTTCTGGCTGAAAGAACCGGTTCCCAGGTCGTTCAGGTTATCGGCAAGAAGATCGTTCTGTATAAAGAAGGAAAAAAAGAGAAGAAAAAGATTCAGCTTCCGTAA
- a CDS encoding ribonuclease E/G, with protein MERVIITTLCYHGTNCRVAAWQSNGKISRICLEDPQGERLLGSIHVGKVQKILPDIKGAFVEIENRTSCYFPYTKESNFLYTMPKKTSGLRAGDELLVQVTREAIKTKAPCVSSNLNFTGKYLVLTTGNRTLGISTKIPAEKREELKELLEELLPEERTYGIILRTNGALASAEELRAELRSLEAQFTQLYRKALHTPCYTKLSRGESITASILKDVHWEETEKIITDQKALYEELCVSRQDTPAASMCAIEYYEDSLLPLARLYNLERELDQALQEKIWLKSGGFLVIQQTEAFVAIDVNTGKHSSKKDAEENYKQINREAALEIARQIRLRNLSGMILIDFINMRDCEDRSDLIQYMRSLVRSDSMQTVVVDVTTLGIMEITRKKSAKTLAEQLNLLRKGE; from the coding sequence ATGGAACGTGTTATTATTACCACTCTCTGTTATCACGGAACAAACTGCCGGGTAGCTGCCTGGCAGTCAAATGGAAAAATCAGCCGGATCTGTCTGGAGGATCCTCAGGGGGAACGCCTGCTTGGAAGTATCCATGTGGGAAAGGTCCAGAAAATTCTCCCGGACATCAAAGGTGCTTTCGTGGAAATTGAAAACCGCACCAGCTGTTATTTTCCATATACGAAAGAATCTAATTTTCTCTATACAATGCCAAAGAAAACATCCGGCTTGCGGGCCGGTGACGAACTTCTGGTGCAGGTGACCAGAGAAGCGATAAAAACAAAAGCGCCCTGTGTGTCTTCAAACCTGAATTTTACCGGGAAATATCTGGTACTCACAACGGGAAATCGCACCCTCGGTATTTCCACGAAGATTCCGGCTGAAAAACGGGAAGAGTTAAAAGAACTTCTTGAAGAGCTGTTGCCGGAGGAACGCACTTACGGCATCATTCTTCGAACCAATGGCGCGCTGGCTTCTGCCGAAGAGCTGAGAGCGGAACTGCGGTCACTGGAAGCGCAGTTTACACAGCTGTATCGGAAAGCACTGCATACGCCGTGCTATACGAAGCTTTCCAGAGGAGAATCCATCACCGCATCCATTCTGAAAGATGTGCACTGGGAAGAAACGGAGAAAATCATCACCGACCAGAAGGCATTGTATGAAGAACTGTGTGTTTCCCGTCAAGATACTCCGGCTGCATCGATGTGTGCGATCGAATATTATGAAGATTCCCTGCTGCCGCTTGCACGGCTCTATAATCTCGAACGGGAACTCGATCAGGCACTTCAGGAGAAAATCTGGTTAAAATCCGGTGGATTTCTGGTGATCCAGCAGACCGAAGCCTTTGTTGCTATCGATGTCAACACCGGAAAACACAGCAGTAAAAAAGATGCAGAAGAAAATTATAAACAGATCAACCGGGAAGCTGCCCTGGAAATCGCAAGACAGATCCGCCTTCGGAATCTGTCCGGTATGATTCTGATTGACTTTATCAATATGCGGGACTGCGAAGACCGTTCGGATCTGATTCAGTATATGCGTTCACTGGTCCGATCCGATTCGATGCAGACCGTAGTTGTGGATGTGACCACCCTCGGTATCATGGAGATCACACGGAAAAAGTCAGCCAAAACCCTCGCAGAACAGCTGAACCTGCTGAGAAAGGGAGAATAA
- a CDS encoding CPBP family intramembrane glutamic endopeptidase → MRERTLKPWHGAAFFLLVMIVFFVICVPLQSYFGLYGVAVTEIILLIMALIFAKVMGHSLQSLFPVYSPEGLPMLGTILMWISVYILTMVVSLIQYRLFPRQMEAVSGGLDDVIYSVPFWVSIIVVAVLPAICEEAVHRGVIIHTMYRIRKEWLVVLIMGIYFGLFHANPLRFLPTAILGAAMSYIMLETENMVYSSAFHMVNNLLPMLLQEMLLKNSQVQQAQNQLAANDGTVTMPLVSIGVYLILGAAAPFGMYLGNYLLHRRGGSKPPFFPKEQMDRTVLKIAVPSAVLFIAGSICFGCGIYFESVL, encoded by the coding sequence ATGCGTGAGAGAACTTTAAAGCCGTGGCATGGAGCTGCATTTTTTCTTTTGGTTATGATCGTATTTTTCGTAATCTGCGTGCCGCTGCAGTCTTATTTCGGACTGTACGGGGTGGCAGTTACGGAAATTATTTTACTGATCATGGCACTGATCTTTGCAAAAGTGATGGGACATTCCCTGCAATCTCTGTTTCCGGTATATTCGCCGGAAGGTCTGCCGATGTTAGGAACCATTCTGATGTGGATTTCCGTTTATATCCTGACAATGGTGGTTTCGCTGATCCAGTATCGGCTGTTTCCGAGACAGATGGAGGCAGTCAGCGGCGGTTTGGATGATGTAATCTACAGCGTACCGTTCTGGGTATCCATCATCGTAGTTGCAGTGCTTCCGGCAATCTGCGAGGAAGCAGTTCACCGTGGAGTGATCATTCATACCATGTACCGCATCCGAAAAGAATGGCTGGTCGTTCTGATCATGGGTATCTACTTCGGACTTTTCCATGCAAATCCGCTTCGTTTCCTGCCCACGGCGATCCTGGGCGCAGCCATGTCATATATTATGCTGGAGACGGAAAATATGGTCTATTCCTCCGCATTTCATATGGTAAATAATCTGCTTCCGATGCTGTTGCAGGAAATGCTTCTGAAAAATTCTCAGGTACAGCAGGCACAAAACCAGCTTGCCGCAAATGATGGAACTGTGACGATGCCTCTGGTTTCCATCGGTGTGTATCTGATTCTGGGAGCTGCCGCTCCTTTTGGTATGTATCTCGGAAATTATCTGTTACATAGACGAGGTGGTTCAAAACCACCGTTTTTCCCGAAAGAACAGATGGATCGCACCGTGCTCAAAATTGCGGTTCCGTCCGCCGTTCTCTTTATCGCAGGAAGCATTTGTTTTGGGTGTGGAATTTATTTTGAGTCCGTGTTATAA
- the obgE gene encoding GTPase ObgE yields MFADRAKIVIRSGKGGDGHVSFRRELFVPNGGPDGGDGGRGGDVIFEVDEGLNTLNEFRHKRKYAAENGEQGGKKRCHGADGKDITLRVPEGTVVYEAESGKVIADMSGENRRQVILKGGRGGKGNMHYATATMQVPKYAQPGQPAQELEVRLELKVIADVGLVGYPNVGKSTFLSRVTNAQPKIANYHFTTLTPNLGVVDLEGADGFVIADIPGLIEGASEGVGLGHQFLRHIERTRVMIHIVDAASTEGRDPVDDVYKINAELKAYNADIASRPQVIAANKVDVIYPDGEDPIQRLKDEFEPQGVKVFPISAVTGKGVKELLYHVKSLLDSIEKKQIVFEQEFFPEDVLIAENLPYTVEKLDDGHTYVVEGPKIEKMLGYTNLDSEKGFAFFQKFLKDGGILEELEQAGIEEGDTVRMYGFEFDYYK; encoded by the coding sequence ATGTTTGCAGACAGAGCAAAGATCGTGATCCGTTCCGGAAAGGGCGGGGACGGTCATGTAAGCTTCCGCAGAGAGTTGTTTGTGCCAAACGGTGGTCCGGATGGCGGTGACGGCGGCCGCGGAGGTGATGTGATTTTTGAAGTGGACGAAGGTCTGAACACATTGAATGAATTTCGTCACAAAAGAAAATATGCAGCAGAAAACGGTGAACAGGGCGGAAAGAAACGCTGCCACGGTGCCGATGGAAAAGATATCACTCTGCGTGTTCCGGAAGGAACCGTCGTCTACGAAGCAGAAAGTGGTAAAGTTATCGCGGACATGTCCGGTGAGAATCGCCGTCAGGTGATCTTAAAAGGCGGACGCGGCGGTAAAGGAAACATGCACTATGCAACTGCTACCATGCAGGTTCCGAAGTACGCACAGCCAGGTCAGCCTGCACAGGAACTGGAAGTGCGTCTGGAGCTGAAAGTAATCGCAGATGTCGGACTGGTAGGATACCCGAACGTAGGAAAATCCACATTTCTTTCCCGTGTAACCAACGCACAGCCAAAGATCGCCAACTATCATTTCACTACCCTGACACCAAACCTTGGTGTGGTAGACCTGGAAGGCGCTGACGGATTTGTTATCGCAGATATTCCGGGACTGATCGAAGGTGCATCGGAAGGTGTTGGTCTTGGACACCAGTTCCTGCGTCACATCGAGAGAACCCGCGTTATGATCCATATCGTGGATGCTGCTTCCACAGAGGGCAGAGATCCGGTAGACGATGTATATAAGATCAATGCGGAATTAAAGGCTTATAATGCCGATATCGCTTCCAGACCACAGGTGATCGCAGCCAATAAAGTAGATGTGATCTATCCGGACGGAGAAGATCCGATCCAGCGTCTGAAAGACGAATTTGAACCACAGGGCGTAAAAGTATTTCCGATCTCTGCTGTTACCGGCAAAGGCGTGAAAGAGCTTTTATATCACGTAAAATCCCTGCTGGATTCCATTGAGAAAAAACAGATTGTATTCGAGCAGGAGTTCTTCCCGGAAGATGTTCTGATCGCAGAAAACCTGCCATATACCGTAGAAAAACTCGACGATGGTCACACTTATGTGGTAGAAGGACCGAAGATCGAGAAGATGCTTGGATATACCAACCTGGATTCCGAAAAAGGATTTGCTTTCTTCCAGAAATTCCTGAAAGACGGCGGTATTCTGGAAGAACTGGAACAGGCAGGTATTGAAGAGGGAGATACTGTCCGTATGTACGGATTTGAATTTGATTATTATAAATAA
- the rplU gene encoding 50S ribosomal protein L21, with protein sequence MYAIIATGGKQYKVAEGDIIRVEKLGVEAGETVTFDQVLAVNNDGLKVGADVANASVTASVVENGKAKKVIVYKYKRKTGYHKKNGHRQQFTKVKIEKINA encoded by the coding sequence ATGTACGCAATTATTGCAACAGGTGGTAAACAGTACAAAGTAGCCGAAGGCGATATCATTAGAGTAGAAAAGCTTGGTGTAGAAGCTGGAGAGACTGTTACATTTGACCAGGTACTTGCTGTAAACAACGACGGTTTAAAAGTTGGAGCTGACGTAGCTAATGCCAGCGTTACTGCATCTGTAGTTGAAAACGGAAAAGCTAAAAAAGTAATCGTTTACAAGTATAAGAGAAAAACTGGTTATCACAAGAAAAACGGACATAGACAGCAGTTCACAAAAGTGAAAATCGAAAAGATCAACGCTTAA
- a CDS encoding ribosomal-processing cysteine protease Prp gives MTKVTFYQNSENQCVGFTSEDHAGYAQEGEDIVCAGISALVINTVNSIEAFTEDEFTVDVDEASARIHFMIKNKPSKESLLLLNSLILGLQRMEDEQYTEFIDIIFEEV, from the coding sequence ATGACAAAAGTTACGTTTTATCAGAATTCAGAAAATCAGTGCGTAGGCTTTACGAGTGAAGATCATGCAGGATATGCACAGGAAGGTGAAGACATTGTCTGCGCCGGTATCTCTGCATTGGTGATCAACACGGTGAATTCGATCGAGGCCTTTACAGAAGATGAATTTACGGTTGATGTGGATGAAGCATCTGCCCGTATTCATTTTATGATAAAGAACAAGCCTTCAAAGGAGAGTCTCTTGCTGCTGAATTCGCTGATTCTCGGATTACAGAGAATGGAAGATGAACAGTACACAGAATTTATTGATATAATCTTCGAGGAGGTGTAA
- a CDS encoding thymidine kinase, whose protein sequence is MAKLYFRYGAMGSSKTANALMVAYNYKERGKRALLAKPKLDTREIGVMHSRIGLEEPCIYVEDLVEMSTEDLEAYDCIIVDEAQFCKKSDIEFFTHLVDDLEIPVICYGLRTDFQMHLFEGSMWLLAWADKIEELKTVCWCGSGARCNARIDSNGKMVHAGKQVEVGANERYIALCRKHHVEGKTGLEKNE, encoded by the coding sequence ATGGCGAAGTTATATTTTCGATATGGAGCCATGGGAAGTTCCAAGACGGCGAACGCCCTGATGGTTGCCTATAATTACAAAGAACGTGGAAAACGTGCATTGCTTGCAAAACCGAAGCTGGATACCCGGGAGATCGGTGTGATGCACAGCCGGATCGGACTGGAAGAGCCGTGTATCTATGTGGAAGATCTGGTTGAGATGTCAACGGAAGATCTGGAAGCGTATGACTGTATCATCGTGGATGAAGCGCAGTTCTGTAAAAAAAGTGATATTGAATTTTTCACACATCTGGTCGATGACCTGGAGATTCCGGTGATCTGTTACGGGCTTCGGACGGATTTTCAGATGCATCTTTTCGAGGGCAGCATGTGGCTGCTTGCCTGGGCGGACAAGATCGAAGAATTAAAGACTGTCTGCTGGTGCGGAAGCGGTGCACGGTGCAACGCCCGCATCGACAGCAATGGAAAGATGGTCCACGCCGGAAAACAGGTGGAAGTAGGAGCAAACGAGCGGTATATCGCTCTGTGCCGCAAACACCACGTAGAAGGAAAAACCGGACTGGAAAAGAATGAATAA
- the yqeK gene encoding bis(5'-nucleosyl)-tetraphosphatase (symmetrical) YqeK codes for MEEQKFNLMKIAEKLKKYLDEDRLWHTLGVMQMSASLAIRYDYPMERAQLAGLLHDCAKCIPAKKKLKICKENKIPVTDFEREHTFLLHAKVGAWVAREKYGVTDPEILSAITWHTTGKEDMTLLEKIVYIADYIEPARNKAPRLPEIRKIAFEDLDHCMYAILHDTLEYLDGDPQDIDQATIRAYDYYKKLVNAE; via the coding sequence ATGGAAGAACAGAAGTTTAATCTGATGAAGATTGCCGAAAAACTGAAGAAATATCTGGATGAAGACCGCCTCTGGCACACCCTCGGTGTGATGCAGATGAGTGCATCCCTGGCAATCCGCTACGATTATCCCATGGAACGCGCACAGCTGGCAGGTCTTCTTCATGACTGTGCCAAGTGTATTCCGGCAAAGAAAAAACTGAAAATTTGCAAAGAAAATAAAATTCCGGTCACAGACTTTGAAAGAGAGCACACCTTTTTGCTCCATGCAAAAGTAGGTGCCTGGGTGGCCCGTGAAAAATACGGCGTGACCGATCCTGAGATTTTAAGCGCCATCACCTGGCATACCACCGGAAAAGAAGATATGACGCTTCTGGAAAAGATCGTATATATCGCGGACTATATCGAGCCGGCAAGAAACAAAGCACCAAGGCTCCCTGAGATCCGCAAGATCGCTTTCGAAGACCTGGATCACTGCATGTATGCGATTCTGCATGACACACTAGAATATCTGGACGGTGACCCACAGGACATCGATCAGGCAACGATACGGGCTTATGATTACTATAAAAAATTGGTTAACGCAGAATAA
- a CDS encoding winged helix-turn-helix domain-containing protein, with translation MKDTAQLRVENKKKIRTVMREGKEFTKQELSRHTGLSTATCNTLINEMAADGEVTGHKLQLGEVGRSSLAYQLNESYEFTLCVV, from the coding sequence TTGAAGGATACCGCGCAACTTCGTGTTGAAAACAAGAAAAAGATCCGAACCGTCATGCGGGAGGGAAAAGAATTCACCAAACAGGAACTTTCCAGACACACCGGTCTCTCTACGGCAACCTGCAATACGTTGATCAATGAGATGGCAGCCGACGGGGAAGTGACCGGTCACAAATTACAGCTCGGTGAAGTCGGAAGAAGTTCACTGGCATATCAGTTGAACGAATCCTATGAATTTACCCTGTGTGTGGTTTGA
- a CDS encoding DegV family protein — protein sequence MSSVAIVTDSNSGISQAEGKELGIYVIPMPCLVDGKLYYENVDITKEQFYHFMESDADLTTSQPSPGDVMDLWDKLLKEYDEIVHIPMSSGLSASCSTAMGLAQDYDGKVQVVNNQRISVTMQQSVMDAKHLAATGKSAAQIKEILEKEALESSIYLVVDTLKYLKKGGRITPAAALLGSALNLKPLLQIQGEKLDAYKKVRGMKAAKKNMLDAMKKDVEGRFADYVAKGQLKLHVAYTTDEETAKQWMEEVQNAFPDLTITRVDPLSFSITCHTGPGVLAIAASHALDAE from the coding sequence ATGAGCAGTGTTGCCATCGTCACCGACAGTAACAGTGGTATTTCACAGGCAGAAGGAAAAGAACTTGGAATTTATGTAATTCCGATGCCTTGCTTAGTAGATGGAAAATTATATTATGAAAATGTAGATATAACCAAAGAGCAGTTTTATCATTTTATGGAAAGTGATGCGGATCTGACTACTTCCCAGCCGTCACCGGGGGATGTCATGGATCTGTGGGATAAGCTCTTAAAAGAATATGATGAGATCGTACACATTCCGATGTCAAGCGGTCTGAGCGCATCCTGTTCCACAGCGATGGGACTGGCGCAGGACTATGACGGAAAAGTACAGGTAGTAAACAACCAGAGAATCTCCGTTACCATGCAGCAGTCCGTTATGGATGCAAAACACCTTGCAGCCACAGGAAAATCCGCTGCACAGATCAAAGAGATCCTGGAAAAAGAAGCACTCGAATCCAGTATTTATCTGGTAGTAGATACCTTAAAATATCTGAAAAAAGGCGGCCGTATCACACCGGCTGCAGCACTTCTCGGATCTGCGCTGAACCTGAAACCGCTTCTTCAGATCCAGGGAGAAAAACTGGATGCCTACAAAAAAGTCCGTGGTATGAAAGCTGCCAAGAAAAACATGCTGGATGCCATGAAGAAAGATGTGGAAGGCCGTTTTGCCGATTACGTTGCAAAAGGTCAGTTAAAACTTCATGTAGCTTATACCACAGATGAAGAGACTGCAAAACAGTGGATGGAAGAAGTGCAGAATGCATTCCCGGATCTTACGATCACAAGAGTGGATCCGCTATCCTTCAGTATCACCTGCCATACCGGCCCTGGCGTTCTGGCAATCGCGGCTTCCCATGCACTGGATGCTGAATAA
- the nadD gene encoding nicotinate-nucleotide adenylyltransferase, translating to MKKRIGIMGGTFDPIHIGHLILAEKAYEELDLDEVWFMPSGNPPHKQNRAGRASDKQRVEMVRRAIADNSHFRLSTEEMHPDGYTYTYETLERLHEKYPDYIYYFIIGADSLYDFDMWRRPDRICKAASLLVATRNDVPEESLKKKMAYLEEKYQGEFILLHTPNLEISSQTLRDWIREGKTVRYYLVDKVCDYIRDEGVYRTES from the coding sequence ATGAAAAAACGAATTGGAATTATGGGGGGAACCTTTGATCCGATTCATATAGGACATCTGATTCTGGCGGAAAAGGCTTATGAGGAACTGGATCTCGACGAGGTCTGGTTCATGCCTTCCGGTAATCCTCCCCACAAGCAAAACCGGGCAGGACGTGCCAGCGATAAACAGCGTGTGGAAATGGTTCGAAGAGCGATCGCTGACAATTCTCATTTCCGTCTTTCCACAGAAGAGATGCATCCGGACGGATACACATATACCTACGAAACATTGGAACGCCTGCATGAGAAATATCCGGATTATATCTATTATTTTATCATCGGTGCAGATTCCCTGTACGATTTCGACATGTGGCGCAGACCGGACCGAATCTGCAAGGCAGCCAGTCTGCTGGTCGCCACAAGGAACGATGTTCCTGAAGAATCCCTGAAAAAGAAAATGGCGTATCTGGAAGAGAAATACCAGGGCGAATTTATATTGCTCCACACCCCAAATCTCGAGATTTCCTCCCAGACACTCCGCGACTGGATTCGTGAGGGGAAAACCGTACGGTATTATCTTGTGGACAAGGTATGTGATTATATCCGTGACGAGGGCGTCTACCGGACAGAGTCCTGA